CGAGAAAAATATCCCGCCTCAAGGCGGGAACTTGCAGGTCTCGTGCGGAAGACAGCCCGGCCGTCTTGGCGCTGGTATAGCTGTCCAGAAAAAAGAGTCCTCGTCGGCGAAGTTCACGCAGGACGATCCGCATCTTTTCCGGATCCTCTGTAAAACGGGACCCCATGTGGTTGTTCATCCCTACCGCGTACGGCGTGGCGTCCAGAGCCGCCTGGAGCGTTTCTTCCACCTGTTCTTCGGTCATCGAAAGCAGAAGCGCCCCAGGACCTGGATCCGTCTCAGGAAATCCCTGGGGTTCCATGGGCATGTGCACTATGACCTCTCGGCCGCGGGCGTGGACCCGTTCCGCCACTTCCCGGCTGTGCCGCAGGTGGGGCAGGACGGAAAAGGTGACGGGGAAGGGAAGGCTCAAAAATTGATTGGCAATGTCAATATCTTGGCCGAAATCGTCGATCACGATGGCCGCAAAACCTTGAGGCGGAAGCGGTATCGGCCTGGTTTCGGGTTCCGGCTCGAGCTGGGGAGCGGCGGGCGGGCTCAGTCGTAAGGCCAGCTCGCTTTCCGTCCGTTCGCGTTCCGCGCCGGGCCCTTGAGCTGCAGGAGGCCCGACGGTCTCCTTGGCCGTGGAGGCCGGACTTCGCGGTACGGACCGCGCAGGCTCGGACGAAGCCCTGTTGGACGCGGCTTCGGAAACCGGGCCGGATTTACGCGTCCCGGTGGCGTTTTGCGACGAGGGTCCGCCCCAGTAAATCAGGCTGGCCAGGACCACCACCGCCAGGAACCAAACCGTGAACAACGGCAGCAAGGCCGGGTTCCGTTTCTTCCCGGCCTTGCGCTTTGTCGTCGTCTTCTCCTTCTTCGGCATCCGCGCTTCCACGATTCTGCTACTGAAACTGCATCTGCGCCATGATCTTGTAGCCCTTGAGCAAGTCGACAGCGCGCCGGAGCTGGTTATCCTTTTCGAGGATCCGCGTCGGTTGCTCCACCTCCCCTTCATCCTCGTTCGCTACGGGTTCCTCGCCCTCCGGGGCTTCCATGTGCCGCGGCAAATCCTTCTCCCGCACCCGGTGGTCCGGCTCTTCCGCAGCGCCGGAAGCAACCGGAAGCTCCCGCTTCACCAGGATGTCGGGTTCAATGCCTTTGGCCTGAATGGATCGACCGCTCGGCGTGTAGTAGACGGCGGTGGTGAGCCGTACCGCGGAACCGTCATTGAGCGGAATGACGGTCTGGACCGAACCTTTTCCAAAGGTGTCCTCGCCCAGGATGACGGCTCGTTTATGGTCTTGGAGCGCCCCCGCCA
This is a stretch of genomic DNA from Desulfoglaeba alkanexedens ALDC. It encodes these proteins:
- a CDS encoding divergent polysaccharide deacetylase family protein, producing MPKKEKTTTKRKAGKKRNPALLPLFTVWFLAVVVLASLIYWGGPSSQNATGTRKSGPVSEAASNRASSEPARSVPRSPASTAKETVGPPAAQGPGAERERTESELALRLSPPAAPQLEPEPETRPIPLPPQGFAAIVIDDFGQDIDIANQFLSLPFPVTFSVLPHLRHSREVAERVHARGREVIVHMPMEPQGFPETDPGPGALLLSMTEEQVEETLQAALDATPYAVGMNNHMGSRFTEDPEKMRIVLRELRRRGLFFLDSYTSAKTAGLSSARDLQVPALRRDIFLDHTPTEAFVRKQVQALIRKAKVEGTAVAIGHPHAVTLKVLAEEAPRFEKEGVQVVPLSVLLRKVNGDVASG